Proteins co-encoded in one Cynocephalus volans isolate mCynVol1 chromosome 11, mCynVol1.pri, whole genome shotgun sequence genomic window:
- the SSTR4 gene encoding LOW QUALITY PROTEIN: somatostatin receptor type 4 (The sequence of the model RefSeq protein was modified relative to this genomic sequence to represent the inferred CDS: inserted 2 bases in 2 codons; substituted 2 bases at 2 genomic stop codons): IQGTYALVALLGNALVIFAILRYAKKKTATNIDLLHLAVADELVMLSVPFVASSAALSRWPFGSVLCRAGLSVDGLNLFTSVFGLTVLSVDRYVAVVHALCAAIYRRPXLINLGVWLASLXVTLPITIFADTRPARGGQTVACNLHCPHQARSAVFVVCTFLLGFLLPVRAIGLCYLLIVGEMRAVALPAGWQQRRRSEKITRLVLIVVAVFVLCXMPFYVVQLLNLFVTSLDATVNHVSLNSCANPILYGFLSDNFCRSFQRVLCLRCCLLDAAGGAEEEPLDYYATAVKSGGGTGCIXSPLPCQQEPVQPEPSRKHIPLTGTTTFRRALSPPPGWPSPE, from the exons ATCCAGGGCACCTACGCGCTGGTGGCCCTGTTGGGCAACGCCCTGGTCATCTTCGCGATCCTTCGCTACGCGAAGAAGAAGACGGCCACCAACATCGACCTGCTCCACCTGGCCGTCGCAGACGAGCTCGTCATGCTGAGCGTGCCCTTCGTGGCCTCATCCGCCGCCCTGAGCCGCTGGCCCTTCGGGTCCGTGCTGTGCCGCGCGGGGCTCAGCGTCGACGGCCTCAATCTGTTCACCAGTGTCTTCGGTCTGACCGTGCTCAGCGTGGACCGCTACGTGGCCGTGGTGCACGCTCTGTGCGCAGCCATCTACCGGCGGC AGCTCATTAACTTGGGCGTGTGGCTGGCTTCCT CGGTCACGCTGCCTATCACCATCTTCGCAGACACCAGGCCAGCTCGGGGTGGCCAGACCGTGGCCTGCAACCTGCACTGCCCTCACCAGGCTCGGTCGGCGGTCTTCGTGGTCTGCACTTTCCTGCTGGGCTTCTTGCTGCCGGTTCGGGCCATCGGCCTGTGCTACCTGCTCATCGTGGGCGAGATGAGGGCCGTGGCACTGCCTGCTGGCTGGCAGCAGCGGAGGCGCTCGGAGAAGATCACCAGACTGGTGCTGATAGTGGTGGCCGTCTTTGTGCTCTGCTGAATGCCTTTCTACGTGGTGCAGCTGCTGAACCTGTTTGTGACCAGCCTTGATGCCACCGTCAACCACGTCTCCCTCAACAGCTGCGCCAACCCCATTCTCTATGGCTTCCTCTCCGACAACTTCTGCCGTTCCTTCCAGCGGGTTCTCTGCCTGCGCTGCTGCCTTTTGGATGCTGCTGGTGGTGCTGAGGAAGAGCCCCTGGACTACTATGCCACTGCTGTCAAGAGCGGAGGAGGGACTGGATGCATATGATCCCCTCTCCCCTGCCAGCAGGAGCCTGTGCAACCAGAACCCAGCCGCAAGCACATCCCCCTCACCGGGACCACCACTTTCAGAAGAGCCCTTTCACCACCCCCCGGCTGGCCATCTCCTGAGTAG